From Corallococcus silvisoli, one genomic window encodes:
- a CDS encoding type I polyketide synthase: MSSLTQRISQMSPLKLAFAARELRSKSALLNAEPIAITGAACRLPGARDLDSFWGLLRDKRDAIREVPADRWDIDAWYDPDPDAPGKMSSRHGGFLERIDGFDPQFFGITPREAVSLDPQQRLLLEVTWEALEHAGQAPSRLFKSQTGVFVGIGNSEYAQRLLGTQDASRIDAYLSTGNALSVAAGRLSYTLGLVGPCMAVDTACSSALVTVHLACQSLRSGECSLALAGGVNLLLSPQLFVNFSRARMLAPDGRCKPFDAAANGYVRSEGCGMVVLKRLSDALADGSPILALIRGSAVNQDGPSGGITVPSGPAQQAVIRGALESGGVDPSQVRFVETHGTGTSLGDPIEAGALGAVFGASHTRNRPLVIGSVKSNVGHLENAAGIAGLLKVVLALKHEALPPSLHFQRPSPHIPWEQLPLDVATELLPWPSGQGRRLAGVSSFGFSGTNVHVVLEEAPSPDAIPARPVELSTGGEPARERPAHLLPLSARTEPALRELARSYAAHLGAHPDLPLADVCYSAGTGRSQFAHRLAITAATSAEAQEALSAFSEGREAASAVAADGATPPKVAFLFTGQGSQYARMGRQLYDTEPAFRRTVDECEALLHPHLGAPLLPVLFAEGAEASRLDETRFTQPAIFVLEYAMASLLRSWGIEPAFVMGHSVGEYAAACLAGVFSLEDGLKLIAARARLMQALPRDGAMVSVTASVQRVQSALRAVADRVSVASLNGSDSTVISGHAESVRQVAFALQAEGVRVTPLNVSHAFHSPLMEPMLADFAQVARQVRYAAPRLGWVSNLTGALHPAAPPSPDDWVRQVREPVRFAAGMETLEKLGCDTFVEIGPRPTLLGLGRACLPDSRHHWLPTLRQGQPEGPALLRAVGELYARGASVDWAAVESRAPRKRVTLPAYPFQRQRYWLDLPEQPTHGAGPSTGGPALHPLLHRALRSPLVKEIGFESRLGTDTLPFMDDHRIHGIVVVPSASHVSMLVAATELAFGATSCTLRDVLFPQALALPDSGQRTVQVVLTPGAGGEASFKLISLRGDSLERDETFSVHATGSLSWPDRGAAGLLERASLEEVRARCGEEISGAGFYEVMGQHQARLGERFQVIQSLRRGNEEAVCELRLPSALGDVRDHQLHPVLLDGCFQILGGMIPGGNEGTYVPFGLERFRFLARPVGERFWCHARMRRGQQGTSVFLDVRLLGEAGEEIAVIEGLQYQQASLGALERALRPSHADWLYAPTWEPRPLATAARKAPALAPDQAWLVFTSEGALGDGLIRSAKERGGHGIRVSAGASYARLSGAHFQLDPSRPEDFARLFEALSVEGKAVAGIVHLWSLTAAPVREEATDALAALERAQQLGCGSVLHLIQALAQAGLARAPRLWLVTRGTQPAGGHPLPLNAEHAPLWGLGRVIAIEHPELSCVRVDLPPDESAGDVPALLEALEATDGEDQLAYREGARFVARLAAHRATPPPREVAVHAQASYLVTGGLGALGLEVAKWLVTKGARHLVLLGRNPPSSHATTTLQALDQQGARVHVVAADVSRADELSGALASLPSGMPPLAGVVHAAGVLEDGVLVRQGWERFSRVLAPKTAGAWNLHVLTRGLSLDFFVCFSSAASLLGAPGQGNYAAANAFLDALAHRRRALGLPALSINWGPWSGVGMAATGAQRRAASDWLGPLAPEQGLQVLTGLLEEDTPQVGVLPATWSRLEARPGAAPFLERFTREKSPPAAPVPLILRQFESAAPGARKTVLERQTKALVARVLGLRADDLGPRQRFFDLGADSLMAVELKNQLETQVGRTLRSTLIFDFPTLDALVEHLLAELSGAVPEVAPAPPRGESEHAARPEELEELSQDELANLLSQKIASLQRGRAP; this comes from the coding sequence ATGAGCAGCCTCACCCAACGCATCTCGCAGATGTCCCCGCTGAAGCTCGCCTTCGCGGCGCGGGAGCTGCGCTCCAAGTCCGCGCTGCTCAACGCCGAGCCGATCGCGATCACCGGCGCCGCCTGTCGCCTTCCTGGCGCCAGGGACCTGGACTCCTTCTGGGGCCTGCTGCGCGACAAGCGCGACGCCATCCGCGAGGTGCCCGCGGACCGCTGGGACATCGACGCCTGGTACGACCCCGACCCGGATGCTCCCGGGAAGATGAGCAGCCGTCACGGCGGGTTCCTGGAGCGGATCGACGGCTTCGACCCGCAGTTCTTCGGCATCACGCCCCGGGAGGCGGTGAGCCTGGATCCCCAGCAGCGGCTGCTGCTGGAGGTGACGTGGGAAGCGCTCGAGCACGCGGGACAGGCCCCCTCGCGGCTCTTCAAGAGCCAGACGGGCGTCTTCGTGGGCATCGGCAACTCGGAGTACGCGCAGCGCCTGCTGGGCACGCAGGACGCCTCGCGCATCGACGCCTACCTGAGCACGGGCAACGCGCTCAGCGTCGCCGCGGGGCGCCTGTCGTACACGCTCGGGCTGGTGGGCCCCTGCATGGCGGTGGACACCGCGTGCTCCTCGGCGCTGGTGACGGTGCACCTCGCCTGTCAGAGCCTGCGCAGCGGAGAGTGCTCGCTGGCCCTGGCCGGCGGCGTGAACCTGCTGCTGTCACCGCAGCTCTTCGTCAACTTCTCGCGGGCCCGCATGCTGGCCCCGGATGGCCGCTGCAAGCCCTTCGACGCCGCGGCGAACGGCTACGTGCGCAGCGAGGGCTGCGGCATGGTCGTGCTCAAGCGCCTGTCGGATGCGCTGGCGGACGGCAGCCCCATCCTGGCCCTCATCCGCGGCTCCGCCGTCAACCAGGACGGGCCCAGCGGCGGCATCACCGTGCCGAGCGGCCCCGCGCAGCAGGCCGTCATCCGTGGCGCGCTGGAGAGCGGCGGGGTGGATCCTTCGCAGGTGCGCTTCGTGGAGACGCACGGCACGGGCACCTCGCTGGGGGACCCCATCGAAGCGGGGGCCCTGGGCGCGGTGTTCGGAGCGAGCCACACCCGGAATCGGCCGCTGGTGATTGGATCCGTGAAGAGCAACGTCGGGCACCTCGAGAACGCCGCCGGAATCGCGGGGCTGCTCAAGGTCGTGCTGGCCCTCAAGCACGAAGCGCTCCCGCCGAGCCTGCACTTCCAGCGGCCCAGTCCGCACATCCCATGGGAGCAGCTGCCCCTGGATGTCGCCACGGAGCTGCTGCCCTGGCCTTCGGGGCAGGGGCGCCGGCTCGCGGGGGTGAGCTCCTTCGGCTTCAGCGGAACCAACGTCCACGTGGTGCTCGAGGAAGCACCGTCACCCGACGCAATCCCAGCGCGCCCGGTGGAGCTCTCCACGGGCGGGGAGCCGGCGCGAGAGCGCCCCGCGCACCTGCTGCCCTTGTCGGCGCGCACCGAGCCAGCGCTGCGTGAGCTGGCGCGGTCCTACGCGGCGCACCTCGGCGCGCACCCGGACCTGCCCCTGGCGGACGTCTGCTACTCCGCGGGCACCGGCCGCTCGCAGTTCGCGCACCGGCTGGCCATCACGGCGGCGACCTCCGCCGAGGCTCAGGAGGCGCTGTCCGCGTTCAGCGAGGGACGGGAGGCCGCTTCCGCGGTCGCGGCCGATGGCGCGACGCCGCCCAAGGTCGCCTTCCTCTTCACGGGCCAGGGCTCGCAGTACGCGCGGATGGGCCGCCAGCTCTACGACACCGAGCCGGCGTTCCGCCGGACCGTGGACGAGTGCGAAGCCTTGCTGCATCCGCACCTGGGAGCACCCCTGCTGCCCGTTCTCTTCGCCGAGGGGGCGGAAGCCTCGCGGCTGGATGAGACGCGCTTCACCCAGCCCGCGATCTTCGTCCTGGAGTACGCGATGGCCTCGCTGCTGAGGTCCTGGGGCATCGAACCCGCGTTCGTGATGGGCCACAGCGTGGGCGAGTACGCCGCAGCGTGCCTCGCGGGGGTGTTCAGCCTCGAGGACGGCCTGAAGCTGATCGCGGCGCGGGCGCGGCTGATGCAGGCCCTGCCACGCGATGGCGCGATGGTCTCCGTGACGGCCAGCGTCCAGCGCGTGCAGTCCGCGCTGAGGGCCGTCGCGGACCGCGTGTCCGTCGCCTCGCTCAACGGCTCCGACAGCACCGTCATCTCCGGCCACGCCGAGTCCGTGCGGCAGGTGGCCTTCGCGCTCCAGGCGGAAGGGGTGCGGGTGACGCCGCTCAACGTGTCCCACGCCTTCCACTCGCCGCTGATGGAGCCGATGTTGGCGGACTTCGCCCAGGTGGCCAGACAGGTGCGCTACGCGGCGCCTCGCCTCGGCTGGGTCTCCAACCTGACCGGAGCGCTTCATCCCGCCGCGCCCCCGTCCCCCGATGATTGGGTCCGCCAGGTGCGTGAGCCCGTCCGCTTCGCCGCGGGCATGGAGACGCTGGAGAAGCTGGGCTGCGACACGTTCGTGGAGATCGGCCCCCGGCCCACGCTGCTGGGGCTGGGGCGGGCATGCCTGCCAGACTCACGGCACCACTGGCTGCCCACCTTGCGCCAGGGGCAGCCGGAAGGACCGGCCCTGCTCCGCGCCGTGGGCGAGCTGTATGCCCGGGGAGCCTCCGTGGACTGGGCGGCCGTCGAGTCGCGCGCGCCGCGCAAGCGAGTGACGCTGCCGGCCTACCCCTTCCAACGCCAGCGCTACTGGCTCGACCTCCCGGAGCAGCCCACCCACGGCGCGGGTCCCTCCACGGGAGGCCCCGCGCTCCACCCGCTGCTGCACCGCGCGCTGCGCTCCCCGCTCGTCAAGGAGATCGGCTTCGAGTCCCGGCTGGGCACCGACACGCTGCCCTTCATGGACGACCACCGCATCCACGGCATCGTGGTCGTGCCCAGCGCCAGCCATGTGTCGATGCTGGTGGCCGCGACGGAGCTGGCCTTCGGCGCCACGTCCTGCACCCTGCGCGATGTCCTGTTCCCCCAAGCCCTGGCGCTGCCTGACTCCGGTCAGCGCACCGTCCAGGTGGTCCTCACCCCGGGCGCCGGGGGCGAGGCCAGCTTCAAGTTGATCAGCCTCCGGGGCGACAGCCTGGAGCGTGACGAGACCTTCTCCGTCCACGCCACCGGGAGCCTGAGCTGGCCGGACCGGGGCGCGGCGGGACTACTGGAGCGCGCATCGCTCGAAGAGGTACGGGCGCGCTGCGGCGAGGAGATCTCCGGCGCCGGCTTCTACGAAGTGATGGGCCAGCATCAGGCCCGGCTCGGCGAGCGCTTCCAGGTCATTCAGTCGCTGCGGCGGGGGAACGAGGAGGCCGTGTGCGAGCTGCGGCTGCCCTCCGCCCTGGGTGACGTGCGCGACCACCAGCTCCATCCCGTCCTGCTCGACGGCTGCTTCCAGATCCTGGGCGGGATGATCCCCGGCGGCAATGAGGGCACCTACGTCCCCTTCGGCCTCGAGCGGTTCCGCTTCCTGGCGCGGCCCGTGGGCGAGCGGTTCTGGTGCCACGCGCGCATGCGTCGCGGGCAGCAGGGCACGAGCGTCTTCCTGGACGTGCGCCTGCTCGGAGAGGCAGGCGAGGAGATCGCCGTCATCGAAGGCCTCCAGTACCAGCAGGCCAGCCTCGGCGCGCTGGAGCGTGCGTTGCGCCCCAGCCACGCGGATTGGCTCTACGCCCCCACCTGGGAGCCTCGGCCCCTGGCGACCGCGGCCCGCAAGGCTCCCGCGCTCGCGCCTGATCAGGCGTGGCTTGTCTTCACCTCCGAAGGAGCGCTCGGTGACGGACTGATCCGCTCCGCGAAGGAGCGGGGCGGGCACGGCATCCGGGTGAGCGCGGGTGCGTCGTACGCGAGGCTAAGCGGCGCCCACTTCCAGCTCGACCCCTCGCGTCCGGAGGACTTCGCGCGGCTGTTCGAGGCGCTGTCCGTCGAAGGCAAGGCCGTCGCGGGCATCGTCCACCTCTGGAGCCTCACGGCGGCGCCCGTTCGCGAGGAGGCCACCGACGCGCTCGCGGCGCTGGAGCGTGCGCAGCAACTGGGCTGCGGCAGCGTCCTGCACCTCATCCAGGCACTGGCCCAGGCGGGGCTCGCGCGCGCCCCGCGCCTCTGGCTGGTGACGCGCGGCACCCAGCCGGCGGGCGGCCATCCCCTGCCCCTGAACGCCGAGCATGCGCCGCTCTGGGGTCTGGGACGGGTCATCGCGATAGAGCACCCGGAGCTCTCGTGCGTCCGCGTCGACCTTCCCCCCGACGAATCCGCCGGGGATGTCCCCGCGCTGCTCGAAGCGCTGGAGGCCACGGACGGCGAGGATCAACTCGCCTACCGCGAGGGAGCGCGCTTCGTCGCACGGCTCGCCGCGCATCGCGCGACCCCGCCGCCTCGCGAAGTCGCCGTCCATGCACAGGCCAGCTACCTCGTCACCGGGGGCCTCGGAGCGCTCGGCCTGGAGGTGGCGAAGTGGCTCGTGACGAAGGGCGCACGCCACCTGGTGCTGCTCGGGCGCAACCCGCCCTCCAGTCACGCGACGACCACGCTCCAGGCGCTCGACCAGCAAGGAGCGCGGGTGCACGTGGTGGCCGCGGATGTGTCGCGGGCCGATGAGCTCTCGGGCGCGCTCGCGTCCCTGCCCTCCGGGATGCCTCCGCTCGCGGGCGTCGTCCATGCCGCCGGAGTCCTCGAGGATGGCGTCCTCGTCCGCCAGGGCTGGGAGCGCTTCTCCCGGGTCCTGGCCCCCAAGACCGCGGGCGCGTGGAACCTCCATGTGCTGACGCGTGGGCTGTCCCTGGACTTCTTCGTCTGCTTCTCCTCCGCGGCCTCGCTGCTGGGAGCTCCCGGCCAGGGCAACTACGCCGCGGCCAATGCCTTCCTCGATGCCCTGGCGCACCGCCGCCGCGCGCTCGGCCTGCCCGCGCTGAGCATCAACTGGGGCCCCTGGAGCGGTGTCGGAATGGCCGCCACGGGCGCGCAGCGCCGCGCCGCCTCGGACTGGCTTGGCCCCCTCGCCCCCGAGCAGGGGCTTCAGGTGTTGACCGGCCTGCTCGAAGAGGACACGCCCCAGGTGGGCGTCCTGCCTGCGACCTGGTCCAGGCTCGAAGCCCGTCCGGGCGCGGCCCCCTTCCTGGAGCGCTTCACCCGCGAGAAGAGCCCGCCCGCCGCGCCCGTCCCGCTCATCCTCCGCCAGTTCGAGTCGGCGGCCCCCGGTGCCCGGAAGACGGTGCTCGAGCGGCAGACGAAGGCGCTCGTGGCCCGGGTGCTGGGGCTGCGCGCCGACGACCTGGGCCCCCGGCAGAGGTTCTTCGACCTGGGCGCGGACTCCCTGATGGCGGTGGAGCTGAAGAACCAGCTGGAGACCCAGGTGGGCCGCACGCTGCGCTCCACGCTCATCTTCGACTTCCCCACCCTGGACGCGCTGGTCGAACACCTGCTGGCCGAACTCTCCGGAGCCGTCCCGGAGGTGGCCCCAGCGCCGCCTCGCGGCGAGTCCGAGCACGCCGCCCGCCCCGAGGAGCTCGAGGAGCTTTCGCAGGACGAGCTGGCGAACCTGCTGTCCCAGAAGATCGCATCGCTTCAGCGAGGTCGCGCGCCATGA